A window of the Coprobacter fastidiosus genome harbors these coding sequences:
- a CDS encoding B12-binding domain-containing radical SAM protein — MKILWIDLNSSYAHASLALPAIHAQIKGNPDIEWEIVSCTINENIGMIVKNAAKCKPDIIAATAWLFNKEILLHIICRLKALLPDSKVILGGPEFLGNNKDFLLSTPFVDCVFRGEGEENVPLWLQIWDKPEKWNMIEGICFLDSQKQYIDKGIARVQYFEKLIPPEESKFFNWEKPFVQLETTRGCFNTCAFCVSGGEKPVRTINTEQIRKRLQIIQQHKIKNVRILDRTFNYNNKRALELLKLFREFSGIRFHLEIHPALLTNELKTALADMPTGCLHLEAGIQSLHENVLMQSRRSGDLQRSLEGLRYLCSLTNMETHADLIAGLPLYKLEQIFEDIHVLAHFGAGEIQLESLKVLPGTEMRKRAEEWGIRYSPYPPYEVLETNEITAEELQYARQLSRLLDGYYNTPVWQKITRQLILSESGFLKSFLNFLIASDVIDKPLSIEKRGLLLYDFCKQVYPEYTVHVSVAWIIAGLSLKKAPAEKVMTKHQNPPSSWNILQGKYKDSLKLCRLPHKTGNYWFGFELETQTHVPVFIAEN; from the coding sequence ATGAAAATTCTCTGGATAGATTTAAACAGTTCTTACGCTCATGCTTCTCTGGCATTACCAGCAATTCATGCACAAATAAAGGGTAACCCGGATATCGAATGGGAAATCGTATCTTGCACTATCAATGAGAATATAGGCATGATCGTAAAGAACGCTGCAAAATGCAAACCCGATATTATTGCAGCGACCGCATGGTTATTTAACAAAGAAATATTATTGCATATTATTTGCAGACTTAAAGCTTTACTGCCTGATAGCAAAGTCATATTGGGCGGACCTGAATTTTTAGGAAATAACAAAGATTTTTTACTTTCAACACCATTTGTCGATTGTGTATTTCGAGGTGAAGGAGAAGAAAACGTCCCACTTTGGCTACAAATATGGGATAAACCTGAAAAATGGAATATGATAGAGGGGATTTGTTTTCTCGATTCTCAAAAACAGTATATAGATAAGGGAATAGCCCGCGTACAATATTTCGAAAAACTGATTCCCCCCGAAGAAAGTAAATTCTTTAATTGGGAAAAACCGTTCGTACAATTAGAAACTACCCGAGGCTGTTTCAACACTTGCGCCTTCTGCGTAAGCGGAGGGGAAAAACCCGTACGCACTATCAATACAGAACAAATCCGAAAGAGATTGCAAATAATACAACAGCATAAAATAAAAAACGTCAGGATACTGGACAGGACTTTTAATTATAACAACAAACGTGCTTTGGAATTATTGAAGCTTTTCCGGGAATTTTCGGGAATTCGATTCCACCTCGAAATTCATCCGGCATTACTGACCAACGAACTGAAAACCGCATTAGCAGATATGCCGACAGGTTGTTTACACCTTGAAGCCGGAATACAGAGTTTACATGAAAATGTACTTATGCAAAGCCGACGATCAGGAGATTTACAACGCTCTCTCGAAGGATTGAGATATTTATGTTCTTTAACCAACATGGAAACACATGCCGATCTAATAGCCGGACTTCCGCTATATAAATTAGAACAAATATTCGAGGATATCCATGTCCTCGCCCATTTCGGAGCCGGAGAAATTCAACTCGAATCATTAAAAGTCCTACCCGGGACAGAAATGCGAAAAAGAGCTGAAGAATGGGGTATCCGCTATTCTCCTTATCCTCCATACGAAGTATTGGAAACGAATGAAATAACCGCCGAAGAATTACAATACGCAAGACAATTATCCCGGTTACTCGACGGTTACTACAACACTCCTGTCTGGCAAAAGATCACACGCCAATTAATATTATCAGAATCCGGATTTTTAAAAAGCTTTTTGAACTTTCTTATCGCTTCCGATGTAATAGACAAGCCTTTAAGTATAGAGAAAAGAGGTCTGCTCCTTTACGATTTCTGTAAACAGGTATATCCCGAATATACCGTCCACGTATCTGTTGCATGGATTATTGCCGGACTTTCCTTAAAAAAAGCTCCTGCGGAAAAAGTCATGACAAAACATCAAAATCCCCCGTCTTCATGGAATATTTTACAAGGGAAATATAAAGATTCCCTAAAACTTTGCCGCTTACCTCACAAAACGGGTAATTATTGGTTCGGATTCGAACTTGAAACACAAACTCATGTACCGGTCTTTATCGCCGAAAATTAA
- a CDS encoding Crp/Fnr family transcriptional regulator yields MELKYNNIDYLNKSISVLPQEDKEKLKSILSENFYKKGEIISSVKEIEEHIYIISQGGARVFYLKDGKEITFSFAFDQDLVLCLNSQINKPELPKIIEFLEDSHVITININLFSQPLKIRDITTAQRINRILLDYSYFLEERIINLQCRSARERYEWVVTRYPRLLQRATLGQIASFLGITQETISRIRSEKYPL; encoded by the coding sequence ATGGAGTTAAAATACAACAACATCGATTATCTAAATAAATCGATTTCAGTTTTACCCCAAGAAGACAAAGAGAAATTAAAATCTATATTATCGGAAAATTTCTACAAAAAAGGAGAAATTATCAGCAGTGTAAAAGAGATCGAAGAGCATATATATATTATCTCTCAAGGCGGCGCTAGAGTTTTTTATCTTAAAGACGGGAAAGAAATTACTTTTTCATTCGCTTTTGATCAAGACTTGGTCCTTTGTCTCAATTCGCAAATCAATAAGCCCGAACTGCCTAAAATCATCGAGTTCCTCGAAGATTCTCATGTAATAACCATAAATATCAATTTATTTTCACAGCCCTTAAAAATAAGAGATATTACAACAGCACAACGTATAAACCGCATTCTGCTCGATTACAGCTATTTCCTGGAAGAAAGAATCATTAATTTACAATGCAGAAGCGCCCGCGAAAGGTATGAATGGGTCGTGACGCGTTACCCTCGTTTATTACAACGAGCTACATTAGGACAAATTGCCTCGTTCTTAGGAATCACCCAAGAAACGATCAGTAGAATACGTTCTGAAAAATACCCGCTTTGA
- a CDS encoding efflux RND transporter periplasmic adaptor subunit, translating to MKIRKAMIIQSQRVILSTAICLSLFSCGKQQQSGFNMVKEYPVTTLQPESVELNTSYPATIKGRQDIEIRPNVSGFITQLCVDEGATVHKGQLLFVIDPVQYEEAVKVAEAAVKVAEANVATAQLTADNKAELAKKNIISDYDKQMAFNTLATQKAALAQAKAQLINAKQNLSYTKVISPSNGVVGTIPLRVGSLVSPSSATPLTTVSDNSEMFAYFSLNEKQILELAREHGANNLVQNLPEVQLKLSDGTLYNKKGKIATISGIIDQSTGTSNLRAAFPNPDQLLRSGNTGDILVPIKLDSAILVPQAATYEMQDKRFVYIVQDDSTVKNTEIKILNVDDGKNFVVTSGLKAGDRIVLEGAGTLKDGAQIKPISPEEAAAKLKAMTQTQAAGKNK from the coding sequence ATGAAAATTCGGAAAGCTATGATTATTCAATCACAACGAGTAATTTTATCGACAGCAATATGCTTGTCACTTTTTTCATGCGGTAAACAACAACAAAGTGGGTTTAACATGGTAAAAGAATACCCAGTCACCACTTTACAACCGGAATCAGTAGAACTGAATACTTCCTATCCGGCAACAATCAAAGGTCGTCAAGATATAGAAATCAGACCTAATGTCAGCGGATTCATTACACAACTTTGTGTAGATGAAGGTGCAACTGTTCACAAAGGACAACTTCTATTCGTTATAGATCCTGTCCAATATGAAGAAGCAGTTAAAGTTGCCGAAGCAGCAGTTAAAGTTGCTGAAGCTAATGTAGCCACGGCCCAACTAACAGCAGACAACAAAGCGGAACTGGCAAAAAAGAACATTATCAGCGATTATGACAAACAGATGGCATTCAATACTTTGGCTACTCAAAAAGCAGCATTGGCACAAGCAAAAGCCCAATTAATCAATGCCAAACAAAATTTATCATATACTAAGGTAATCAGTCCGTCCAACGGTGTTGTCGGCACAATTCCCCTACGTGTAGGAAGTTTGGTAAGCCCCAGTTCGGCAACTCCATTAACAACCGTTTCCGATAACTCTGAGATGTTTGCCTATTTCTCATTAAACGAAAAGCAGATTCTCGAATTGGCACGCGAACATGGAGCAAACAATCTGGTACAAAATCTTCCGGAAGTTCAACTAAAATTATCAGATGGAACTTTATATAATAAAAAAGGAAAAATCGCCACAATCAGCGGAATTATAGATCAGTCAACAGGGACTTCCAACTTGCGTGCAGCATTCCCAAACCCCGACCAGTTACTTCGTAGCGGAAATACAGGAGATATACTTGTTCCGATAAAGCTTGATTCAGCCATTTTAGTTCCTCAAGCCGCGACATACGAAATGCAAGATAAACGATTTGTATATATCGTACAAGATGATTCTACCGTAAAAAATACGGAAATAAAAATCCTAAATGTAGATGACGGGAAAAACTTTGTAGTAACGTCAGGACTAAAAGCTGGAGACAGAATTGTTCTTGAAGGTGCAGGTACCCTGAAAGACGGTGCTCAAATAAAACCGATCTCACCTGAAGAAGCTGCAGCCAAACTGAAAGCGATGACACAAACACAAGCTGCCGGAAAAAATAAATAA
- a CDS encoding efflux RND transporter permease subunit, which translates to MKLDRFINRPVLSTVISILIVILGILGLVSLPITQYPDIAPPTVRVSATYTGANAQTVLNSVIAPLEEQINGVENMMYMTSTASNNGEASIEVYFNQGTDPDMAAVNVQNRVTKAQGFLPSEVTQIGVTTQKRQTSMLLGFAIYSTDDRYDIKFLENYANINIIPEVKRIPGVGDAMVMGADYSMRIWLKPDVMAQYKLMPTDVSAALAEQNIEAAPGQFGENGNQSFQYVMRYKGRLQTEEEFGDIVIKATENGEILRLKDIATIELGRLTYGFDNKVNGHNGVTTIIFQTAGSNATQIIKDIEAYLAQAEKQFPSGIKTEVLLNANDFLFASIEEVIKTLVEAFILVFFVVYIFLQDFRSTLIPAIAIPVALIGTFFALYLIGFSLNLLTLCAMVLAIAIVVDDAIVVVEGVHAKLDQGYKSSRKASIDAMSELGGAIVSITLVMMSVFIPVSFMGGTSGTFYRQFGLTMAIAIGFSAINALTLSPALCALFLKPHQKEGEKKMSLIDRFHTSFNTAYDIVLKKYKRQTSFFINHKWLSIGTVVLSVIVLVFLMRSTPTGLVPNEDTGTIFAMVSMPPGTSMERTDAMMQKVDSMIAAIPAVKGRTQITGYNFVAGQGNSYGSIIVKLKDWKERSSEESSDNIIKMLYGKSAQIFNEGQILFFAPPMIPGYGVSSGFELNLQDKTGGDLNDFFEVAQNFLAKLNARPEIAAAQTAFSPVFPQYMIDIDAAKCKQAGISPRDILTTLQGYYGGLYSSNFNRFGKLYRVMIQADPQSRISPETLNSIKVRNGNEMAPITQFVTLKKVYGPDNITRFNMYTSMKVNGSPVPGVSSGDAIKVIEEVAAETLPVGYGYEFSGITREEQSTGANTTVIIFALCLVFVYLLLSAQYESYILPLAVILSIPFGLAGSFIFAQIMSVENNIYLQIALIMLVGLLAKNAILIVEFALDRRKTGMSIVDSAIQGAAARLRPILMTSLAMVIGLLPMMFAHGVGANGNSTLGTGAVGGMFIGMVCQIFIVPALFVIFEIIQEKFKPIEWHDTDNSEIEAEIEQYTK; encoded by the coding sequence ATGAAGCTAGATAGATTTATAAACCGCCCTGTGCTTTCGACGGTTATTTCCATTTTGATAGTCATTTTGGGAATATTAGGGTTGGTATCCTTACCTATTACACAGTATCCGGATATCGCCCCCCCTACCGTACGTGTATCTGCAACTTATACCGGAGCTAATGCCCAAACTGTATTGAATAGTGTAATCGCACCTCTGGAAGAACAGATAAACGGGGTAGAGAATATGATGTATATGACCTCAACGGCATCTAATAACGGAGAAGCAAGCATCGAGGTCTATTTCAATCAGGGAACAGATCCGGATATGGCTGCCGTAAACGTACAAAACCGCGTTACTAAAGCTCAAGGGTTCTTGCCGTCAGAAGTTACCCAAATCGGTGTGACGACACAGAAACGCCAAACCAGTATGTTATTGGGATTTGCTATTTATAGTACAGATGATCGATATGATATAAAATTTCTCGAAAACTATGCAAACATTAATATCATACCTGAAGTAAAACGTATTCCCGGTGTCGGAGATGCAATGGTGATGGGTGCAGACTATTCCATGCGTATCTGGTTGAAACCAGATGTTATGGCACAATATAAATTGATGCCTACCGACGTATCCGCTGCTTTAGCAGAACAAAATATCGAAGCTGCACCAGGTCAATTCGGCGAAAACGGAAATCAGTCGTTCCAATATGTCATGCGATATAAAGGACGTTTACAAACCGAAGAAGAGTTTGGAGACATTGTTATCAAAGCTACTGAAAACGGAGAAATTCTACGATTAAAGGACATTGCTACAATTGAACTTGGACGATTAACATACGGGTTTGACAACAAAGTCAACGGACATAATGGTGTTACCACCATCATATTCCAAACAGCAGGATCGAATGCAACCCAAATCATCAAAGATATAGAAGCATATCTTGCTCAAGCGGAAAAACAATTCCCGTCAGGAATAAAAACTGAAGTCTTATTAAATGCCAATGACTTCCTTTTCGCCTCTATCGAGGAGGTTATCAAAACATTAGTCGAAGCATTTATTCTCGTATTCTTCGTAGTATATATATTCTTACAAGACTTCCGTTCTACATTGATCCCAGCTATCGCTATCCCGGTAGCCCTCATCGGTACATTCTTTGCTTTGTACCTGATCGGATTTAGTTTGAACTTGTTGACTCTATGTGCTATGGTACTTGCCATTGCGATAGTCGTCGATGATGCAATAGTCGTCGTCGAGGGCGTCCATGCGAAACTTGACCAGGGATATAAATCATCCCGTAAAGCTTCCATCGATGCCATGAGTGAATTAGGTGGTGCTATCGTTTCTATTACATTGGTAATGATGTCCGTATTTATCCCTGTAAGTTTCATGGGAGGTACATCCGGTACATTCTATCGCCAATTCGGATTGACTATGGCTATAGCCATTGGGTTCTCAGCTATCAATGCATTGACTCTTAGTCCGGCATTATGTGCTTTGTTTTTGAAACCTCATCAGAAAGAAGGAGAAAAGAAAATGAGTTTAATAGACCGTTTTCACACTTCTTTCAACACGGCATATGACATCGTACTCAAAAAATACAAACGCCAGACATCGTTCTTTATAAATCATAAATGGCTATCTATAGGGACGGTAGTCCTTAGCGTTATAGTATTAGTTTTCTTGATGAGATCAACCCCGACAGGACTAGTACCCAACGAAGATACAGGAACAATCTTTGCTATGGTATCTATGCCTCCCGGAACATCTATGGAACGTACTGATGCCATGATGCAAAAAGTTGACAGCATGATCGCTGCTATCCCGGCCGTAAAAGGACGAACTCAAATTACGGGATATAACTTTGTTGCTGGACAAGGTAATTCTTACGGATCTATCATCGTCAAACTAAAAGATTGGAAAGAGCGTAGCTCGGAAGAAAGTTCGGACAATATCATTAAAATGCTATATGGGAAGTCTGCCCAAATATTTAATGAAGGACAGATTCTTTTCTTCGCACCTCCTATGATTCCGGGTTACGGAGTAAGTAGCGGTTTCGAACTCAACTTACAGGATAAAACCGGAGGAGATTTGAACGATTTCTTTGAAGTCGCTCAAAATTTCTTAGCAAAGCTGAATGCCCGTCCGGAAATTGCGGCAGCACAAACAGCATTTAGTCCGGTATTCCCCCAATACATGATCGATATTGATGCGGCAAAATGTAAGCAAGCCGGCATCAGTCCGAGAGATATTCTCACTACATTACAAGGATATTATGGAGGTTTGTATTCTTCAAACTTCAACCGTTTCGGTAAACTATACCGTGTTATGATCCAAGCCGATCCGCAAAGCCGCATCAGCCCGGAAACACTAAACAGTATTAAAGTACGCAATGGTAATGAGATGGCTCCGATCACTCAATTCGTAACATTAAAGAAAGTATACGGTCCGGATAATATCACACGTTTCAACATGTACACTTCTATGAAAGTAAACGGGTCTCCTGTTCCCGGAGTCAGCTCAGGAGATGCAATCAAAGTTATAGAAGAAGTAGCCGCAGAAACATTGCCTGTCGGATACGGATACGAATTCTCTGGTATAACGAGGGAAGAACAAAGCACAGGAGCCAATACGACTGTAATAATCTTTGCTTTATGTCTTGTTTTCGTATATCTGCTATTGAGTGCCCAATATGAAAGTTATATTCTTCCGTTGGCAGTAATACTTTCCATACCGTTCGGTTTAGCGGGAAGTTTTATTTTCGCCCAAATAATGAGTGTAGAAAACAATATTTATCTGCAAATCGCTTTAATCATGTTGGTCGGATTGTTGGCAAAGAATGCTATTCTTATCGTTGAATTTGCTCTTGACCGTAGAAAAACAGGTATGAGTATCGTCGATTCTGCGATACAAGGAGCAGCAGCCCGTTTACGTCCTATTCTTATGACCTCCTTGGCAATGGTTATAGGGCTTCTTCCTATGATGTTCGCTCACGGTGTAGGTGCAAATGGAAACAGTACGCTGGGAACAGGAGCTGTAGGCGGTATGTTCATCGGTATGGTTTGTCAGATCTTTATCGTACCTGCTCTTTTCGTTATATTTGAAATAATACAGGAAAAATTCAAACCTATCGAATGGCACGATACGGATAACAGCGAGATCGAGGCAGAGATTGAACAATATACCAAATAA